The Coffea arabica cultivar ET-39 chromosome 3c, Coffea Arabica ET-39 HiFi, whole genome shotgun sequence genome contains a region encoding:
- the LOC113737346 gene encoding putative late blight resistance protein homolog R1A-3 isoform X2, with amino-acid sequence MDVASTCSVDRVFLDLKLLMDDLNVMFRTGKIGYAYVGVTFLKIEAAYLNITFLRTFVMCARKWSHCNDLDLIKSFKQEIIQVYFTLASSRSLESNSCMPVDELMEFIDLILQNLADLTTSDLCIVEMDPQVGAQVQALEAKLTFLKSFIPFAKLRGTVDIPALLLAHFEVVTLNAARLSYMCSCWDDEFCNPQFCSKIYEQQQKITPIDFQVYEIYMEVLKATRSSKSLHNRMMDKQILNNFNDSLISRLWELLCCSSSFVDSMKDEMPILYAGLRFLRSILREQQEKMNEQNEKIGALLCEAGIIICLPSLNRVKEGEVSFLESTEVLDCCDMLANTNTHLKHFKDQISGSSVIESLPSFHSLRAPEVSKTSTHMLSKGKMPIAHEVMVGLDDEAEKVIERLVSGSKQVEIVPIVGMAGLGKTTLAKKVYNDSSVIYNFHIRLWCIVSQAYNMKNVLLQILHSDGKHSRMDDEFQNLDEHALLQKLYQKLKGNRYLVVFDDVWDIEVWNELGISFPDDKKGSRIIFTSRSSNVASQVEYGGKPHNLRPLNDKESWELLQKKVFGKEDCPQAFHGLGMEIAKKCKGLPLSIVVAAGVLATIEHDICVWEGFAESLSSTTVSDAEQCKKSMELSYEHLPYHLKACLLYFAAFREDEKIGAKKLMCLWIAEGFVEIIEGKRSEDIAEEYLMDLIHRNLVMVSENRSIGGGKTCYIHDLILEFCKTLAKEKNFLQILRGYDELSIFNEPPNLHRLSICCSEEDFIKSKLFCPDLDTLLFFNATRGDKFGMLNISSFFSIYKRLKVLNLEDINLMLKELPAEVESLLCLRYLALRTAQPMEFIPPSIAKLSHLETFRLNSCTTVSLPDSIWNMKKLRHVHVQRNCIILLSSSDNVVENLSTLPDLDTLSNLCLYLDQEGENILRRIPNVHQLQIFNCGGRNRVCCNMSRLECLESLTLGGKYFSGSREHVELSFPMNLKELSLSNLGLPCRKMSLIEQLPNLEVLRLREQSMDGQKWELMEGGFPKLSVLTLEYVKIVEWIETDPDSDDYFPCLQQLKLQSISNLEMMPACLQRISTLETINVSSCGEGVKSLVREIEEAQEYNGNENLKVIIID; translated from the exons ATGGACGTGGCCTCCACTTGCAGCGTCGATCGGGTCTTCCTTGATCTAAAGTTGCTTATGGACGACCTCAATGTCATGTTCCGAACAGGCAAAATTGGATATGCGTACGTGGGTGTAACATTTCTCAAAATTGAAGCTGCGTACCTGAACATAACATTTCTCAGAACATTTGTTATGTGTGCAAGAAAGTGGAGCCACTGCAATGATCTGGACTTG ATCAAATCATTTAAGCAAGAAATCATCCAAGTTTACTTTACTTTGGCAAGCAGCAGATCATTGGAATCAAATTCTTGCATGCCAGTTGATGAACTAATGGAATTTATAGACCTCATTCTACAAAATCTAGCGGATTTAACAACTAGCGATTTGTGTATTGTTGAAATGGATCCCCAAGTTggtgctcaagtccaagcccttgAAGCAAAGCTAACATTCTTGAAAAGCTTCATTCCCTTTGCCAAATTGCGAGGAACTGTAGATATTCCTGCCTTGCTGTTGGCTCACTTTGAAGTGGTGACTTTGAACGCAGCACGCCTTTCTTACATGTGTTCTTGTTGGGATGATGAGTTCTGCAATCCTCAGTTCTGCTCCAAGATATATGAGCAACAACAGAAAATCACACCTATTGATTTTCAAGTCTATGAGATTTATATGGAAGTTCTTAAAGCTACAAGATCCTCAAAATCATTGCATAATAGAATGATGGATAAGCAGATATTGAACAACTTCAATGATTCTCTGATAAGTCGTCTCTGGGAGTTGTTATGCTGCAGCTCTAGCTTTGTGGATTCTATGAAAGATGAGATGCCAATACTCTATGCAGGACTGAGGTTTTTGAGAAGCATTTTAAGGGAGCAGCAGGAGAAGATGAATGAGCAAAACGAAAAAATTGGTGCTCTTCTTTGTGAGGCAGGCATTATAATTTGCTTGCCTTCCCTAAACAGAGTGAAGGAAGGAGAAGTTAGCTTCTTAGAATCCACAGAGGTCCTTGACTGTTGTGATATGCTGGCTAATACCAACACCCATCTCAAGCATTTTAAGGATCAGATCAGTGGCTCAAGCGTTATTGAAAGTCTTCCTTCCTTTCATAGCTTAAGAGCACCAGAAGTTAGCAAGACTTCCACCCACATGCTATCAAAAGGTAAAATGCCAATAGCCCATGAAGTCATGGTTGGTCTTGATGATGAGGCAGAAAAAGTAATTGAACGACTTGTAAGCGGATCAAAACAGGTGGAAATTGTTCCCATTGTGGGAATGGCTGGGCTTGGTAAGACAACTTTAGCcaaaaaagtttacaatgataGTTCAGTAATCTATAACTTCCACATTCGTCTTTGGTGTATAGTTTCTCAAGCCTATAACATGAAAAATGTGTTACTTCAAATTTTACACTCTGATGGCAAACATTCGAGGATGGATGATGAGTTTCAAAATCTGGATGAACATGCGTTGCTTCAAAAGCTCTACCAAAAGCTGAAGGGGAATCGGTATCTTGTTGTTTTTGATGATGTCTGGGACATTGAAGTATGGAATGAGCTGGGAATTTCATTCCCGGATGACAAGAAAGGAAGTAGAATCATCTTCACAAGTCGATCTTCTAATGTGGCTTCACAGGTTGAATATGGGGGGAAACCTCACAATCTTCGCCCACTCAATGACAAAGAAAGTTGGGAATTACTGCAGAAGAAGgtttttggaaaagaagattGTCCTCAAGCATTTCATGGATTGGGAATGGAGATCGCCAAAAAGTGCAAAGGATTGCCACTTTCAATTGTTGTTGCAGCTGGAGTCCTAGCAACTATAGAGCATGATATTTGTGTTTGGGAAGGATTTGCTGAAAGTTTAAGTTCAACCACGGTGTCTGATGCAGAACAATGCAAAAAGTCGATGGAGCTCAGTTATGAGCATTTACCATATCACTTGAAGGCATGCTTGCTGTATTTTGCTGCATTTCGAGAGGATGAAAAAATTGGTGCCAAGAAGTTGATGTGTCTCTGGATTGCAGAAGGGTTCGTGGAAATAATTGAAGGAAAGAGATCAGAGGATATTGCAGAAGAATATCTGATGGACCTAATTCATCGAAACTTAGTTATGGTAAGTGAAAACAGATCCATTGGTGGAGGCAAAACTTGTTACATTCACGATTTGATATTAGAGTTCTGTAAGACTCTGgcgaaagaaaaaaattttcttcagaTCCTGCGTGGATATGATGAGCTTTCTATCTTTAATGAGCCTCCCAACCTACATCGGTTGTCCATTTGCTGCAGTGAAGAAGATTTTATAAAGTCAAAACTATTTTGTCCAGATTTAGATACTCTGCTATTCTTCAATGCTACTCGAGGAGATAAGTTTGGGATGCTTAATATCTCCTCCTTTTTTAGCATCTACAAACGTCTTAAAGTTTTGAATTTAGAGGACATTAACCTAATGTTGAAGGAGCTTCCAGCTGAAGTCGAATCACTTCTTTGTTTGAGGTACTTAGCCCTTCGTACAGCTCAGCCCATGGAATTCATTCCACCATCTATAGCCAAGCTCTCACATTTGGAAACCTTCCGTCTAAATTCTTGCACGACGGTTTCATTGCCAGATAGCATCTGGAACATGAAGAAGTTGAGGCATGTACATGTACAGCGTAACTGCATTATTCTTCTCTCTTCCAGCGACAACGTTGTTGAAAACCTCTCCACTTTACCCGATTTAGACACACTCTCAAATCTGTGTCTTTATCTTGATCAAGAGGGAGAGAACATATTGAGAAGGATTCCCAACGTTCACCAActtcaaattttcaattgtGGGGGACGAAATAGAGTATGCTGCAACATGAGTCGATTAGAATGCCTAGAGTCACTCACCTTAGGGGGCAAGTATTTCTCAGGTTCACGGGAACATGTTGAGCTTTCTTTTCCCATGAATTTGAAAGAGCTGAGCCTTTCCAATCTGGGTCTTCCCTGTAGAAAAATGTCATTGATTGAACAACTACCCAATCTTGAAGTCCTCAGATTAAGAGAGCAGTCAATGGACGGCCAAAAATGGGAGCTGATGGAAGGAGGATTCCCTAAACTCAGCGTCTTGACTTTGGAATATGTAAAGATTGTTGAGTGGATAGAGACAGACCCTGACAGTGATGATTACTTCCCGTGCCTTCAGCAATTAAAACTCCAAAGCATTTCTAATTTGGAAATGATGCCTGCTTGTCTACAGCGTATATCAACTCTTGAAACAATTAATGTGAGTTCTTGCGGAGAGGGTGTCAAATCTTTAGTGAGGGAAATTGAAGAAGCACAGGAATATAATGGAAATGAGAATCTGAAGGTCATCATCATAGATTGA
- the LOC113737346 gene encoding putative late blight resistance protein homolog R1A-3 isoform X1, giving the protein MDVASTCSVDRVFLDLKLLMDDLNVMFRTGKIGYAYVGVTFLKIEAAYLNITFLRTFVMCARKWSHCNDLDLVSLPSFLSCIEDTVYKYEEDIHSLCLMLEPDARGIRDVGDEVLFKFLKQIKSFKQEIIQVYFTLASSRSLESNSCMPVDELMEFIDLILQNLADLTTSDLCIVEMDPQVGAQVQALEAKLTFLKSFIPFAKLRGTVDIPALLLAHFEVVTLNAARLSYMCSCWDDEFCNPQFCSKIYEQQQKITPIDFQVYEIYMEVLKATRSSKSLHNRMMDKQILNNFNDSLISRLWELLCCSSSFVDSMKDEMPILYAGLRFLRSILREQQEKMNEQNEKIGALLCEAGIIICLPSLNRVKEGEVSFLESTEVLDCCDMLANTNTHLKHFKDQISGSSVIESLPSFHSLRAPEVSKTSTHMLSKGKMPIAHEVMVGLDDEAEKVIERLVSGSKQVEIVPIVGMAGLGKTTLAKKVYNDSSVIYNFHIRLWCIVSQAYNMKNVLLQILHSDGKHSRMDDEFQNLDEHALLQKLYQKLKGNRYLVVFDDVWDIEVWNELGISFPDDKKGSRIIFTSRSSNVASQVEYGGKPHNLRPLNDKESWELLQKKVFGKEDCPQAFHGLGMEIAKKCKGLPLSIVVAAGVLATIEHDICVWEGFAESLSSTTVSDAEQCKKSMELSYEHLPYHLKACLLYFAAFREDEKIGAKKLMCLWIAEGFVEIIEGKRSEDIAEEYLMDLIHRNLVMVSENRSIGGGKTCYIHDLILEFCKTLAKEKNFLQILRGYDELSIFNEPPNLHRLSICCSEEDFIKSKLFCPDLDTLLFFNATRGDKFGMLNISSFFSIYKRLKVLNLEDINLMLKELPAEVESLLCLRYLALRTAQPMEFIPPSIAKLSHLETFRLNSCTTVSLPDSIWNMKKLRHVHVQRNCIILLSSSDNVVENLSTLPDLDTLSNLCLYLDQEGENILRRIPNVHQLQIFNCGGRNRVCCNMSRLECLESLTLGGKYFSGSREHVELSFPMNLKELSLSNLGLPCRKMSLIEQLPNLEVLRLREQSMDGQKWELMEGGFPKLSVLTLEYVKIVEWIETDPDSDDYFPCLQQLKLQSISNLEMMPACLQRISTLETINVSSCGEGVKSLVREIEEAQEYNGNENLKVIIID; this is encoded by the coding sequence ATGGACGTGGCCTCCACTTGCAGCGTCGATCGGGTCTTCCTTGATCTAAAGTTGCTTATGGACGACCTCAATGTCATGTTCCGAACAGGCAAAATTGGATATGCGTACGTGGGTGTAACATTTCTCAAAATTGAAGCTGCGTACCTGAACATAACATTTCTCAGAACATTTGTTATGTGTGCAAGAAAGTGGAGCCACTGCAATGATCTGGACTTGGTGAGTCTTCCGTCTTTTTTATCTTGCATTGAAGATACCGTTTACAAATATGAGGAGGACATTCACTCTCTTTGCCTTATGTTGGAACCTGATGCACGTGGCATACGTGATGTTGGCGATGAAgtgctttttaaatttttaaaacagATCAAATCATTTAAGCAAGAAATCATCCAAGTTTACTTTACTTTGGCAAGCAGCAGATCATTGGAATCAAATTCTTGCATGCCAGTTGATGAACTAATGGAATTTATAGACCTCATTCTACAAAATCTAGCGGATTTAACAACTAGCGATTTGTGTATTGTTGAAATGGATCCCCAAGTTggtgctcaagtccaagcccttgAAGCAAAGCTAACATTCTTGAAAAGCTTCATTCCCTTTGCCAAATTGCGAGGAACTGTAGATATTCCTGCCTTGCTGTTGGCTCACTTTGAAGTGGTGACTTTGAACGCAGCACGCCTTTCTTACATGTGTTCTTGTTGGGATGATGAGTTCTGCAATCCTCAGTTCTGCTCCAAGATATATGAGCAACAACAGAAAATCACACCTATTGATTTTCAAGTCTATGAGATTTATATGGAAGTTCTTAAAGCTACAAGATCCTCAAAATCATTGCATAATAGAATGATGGATAAGCAGATATTGAACAACTTCAATGATTCTCTGATAAGTCGTCTCTGGGAGTTGTTATGCTGCAGCTCTAGCTTTGTGGATTCTATGAAAGATGAGATGCCAATACTCTATGCAGGACTGAGGTTTTTGAGAAGCATTTTAAGGGAGCAGCAGGAGAAGATGAATGAGCAAAACGAAAAAATTGGTGCTCTTCTTTGTGAGGCAGGCATTATAATTTGCTTGCCTTCCCTAAACAGAGTGAAGGAAGGAGAAGTTAGCTTCTTAGAATCCACAGAGGTCCTTGACTGTTGTGATATGCTGGCTAATACCAACACCCATCTCAAGCATTTTAAGGATCAGATCAGTGGCTCAAGCGTTATTGAAAGTCTTCCTTCCTTTCATAGCTTAAGAGCACCAGAAGTTAGCAAGACTTCCACCCACATGCTATCAAAAGGTAAAATGCCAATAGCCCATGAAGTCATGGTTGGTCTTGATGATGAGGCAGAAAAAGTAATTGAACGACTTGTAAGCGGATCAAAACAGGTGGAAATTGTTCCCATTGTGGGAATGGCTGGGCTTGGTAAGACAACTTTAGCcaaaaaagtttacaatgataGTTCAGTAATCTATAACTTCCACATTCGTCTTTGGTGTATAGTTTCTCAAGCCTATAACATGAAAAATGTGTTACTTCAAATTTTACACTCTGATGGCAAACATTCGAGGATGGATGATGAGTTTCAAAATCTGGATGAACATGCGTTGCTTCAAAAGCTCTACCAAAAGCTGAAGGGGAATCGGTATCTTGTTGTTTTTGATGATGTCTGGGACATTGAAGTATGGAATGAGCTGGGAATTTCATTCCCGGATGACAAGAAAGGAAGTAGAATCATCTTCACAAGTCGATCTTCTAATGTGGCTTCACAGGTTGAATATGGGGGGAAACCTCACAATCTTCGCCCACTCAATGACAAAGAAAGTTGGGAATTACTGCAGAAGAAGgtttttggaaaagaagattGTCCTCAAGCATTTCATGGATTGGGAATGGAGATCGCCAAAAAGTGCAAAGGATTGCCACTTTCAATTGTTGTTGCAGCTGGAGTCCTAGCAACTATAGAGCATGATATTTGTGTTTGGGAAGGATTTGCTGAAAGTTTAAGTTCAACCACGGTGTCTGATGCAGAACAATGCAAAAAGTCGATGGAGCTCAGTTATGAGCATTTACCATATCACTTGAAGGCATGCTTGCTGTATTTTGCTGCATTTCGAGAGGATGAAAAAATTGGTGCCAAGAAGTTGATGTGTCTCTGGATTGCAGAAGGGTTCGTGGAAATAATTGAAGGAAAGAGATCAGAGGATATTGCAGAAGAATATCTGATGGACCTAATTCATCGAAACTTAGTTATGGTAAGTGAAAACAGATCCATTGGTGGAGGCAAAACTTGTTACATTCACGATTTGATATTAGAGTTCTGTAAGACTCTGgcgaaagaaaaaaattttcttcagaTCCTGCGTGGATATGATGAGCTTTCTATCTTTAATGAGCCTCCCAACCTACATCGGTTGTCCATTTGCTGCAGTGAAGAAGATTTTATAAAGTCAAAACTATTTTGTCCAGATTTAGATACTCTGCTATTCTTCAATGCTACTCGAGGAGATAAGTTTGGGATGCTTAATATCTCCTCCTTTTTTAGCATCTACAAACGTCTTAAAGTTTTGAATTTAGAGGACATTAACCTAATGTTGAAGGAGCTTCCAGCTGAAGTCGAATCACTTCTTTGTTTGAGGTACTTAGCCCTTCGTACAGCTCAGCCCATGGAATTCATTCCACCATCTATAGCCAAGCTCTCACATTTGGAAACCTTCCGTCTAAATTCTTGCACGACGGTTTCATTGCCAGATAGCATCTGGAACATGAAGAAGTTGAGGCATGTACATGTACAGCGTAACTGCATTATTCTTCTCTCTTCCAGCGACAACGTTGTTGAAAACCTCTCCACTTTACCCGATTTAGACACACTCTCAAATCTGTGTCTTTATCTTGATCAAGAGGGAGAGAACATATTGAGAAGGATTCCCAACGTTCACCAActtcaaattttcaattgtGGGGGACGAAATAGAGTATGCTGCAACATGAGTCGATTAGAATGCCTAGAGTCACTCACCTTAGGGGGCAAGTATTTCTCAGGTTCACGGGAACATGTTGAGCTTTCTTTTCCCATGAATTTGAAAGAGCTGAGCCTTTCCAATCTGGGTCTTCCCTGTAGAAAAATGTCATTGATTGAACAACTACCCAATCTTGAAGTCCTCAGATTAAGAGAGCAGTCAATGGACGGCCAAAAATGGGAGCTGATGGAAGGAGGATTCCCTAAACTCAGCGTCTTGACTTTGGAATATGTAAAGATTGTTGAGTGGATAGAGACAGACCCTGACAGTGATGATTACTTCCCGTGCCTTCAGCAATTAAAACTCCAAAGCATTTCTAATTTGGAAATGATGCCTGCTTGTCTACAGCGTATATCAACTCTTGAAACAATTAATGTGAGTTCTTGCGGAGAGGGTGTCAAATCTTTAGTGAGGGAAATTGAAGAAGCACAGGAATATAATGGAAATGAGAATCTGAAGGTCATCATCATAGATTGA
- the LOC113737346 gene encoding putative late blight resistance protein homolog R1A-3 isoform X3 yields the protein MPVDELMEFIDLILQNLADLTTSDLCIVEMDPQVGAQVQALEAKLTFLKSFIPFAKLRGTVDIPALLLAHFEVVTLNAARLSYMCSCWDDEFCNPQFCSKIYEQQQKITPIDFQVYEIYMEVLKATRSSKSLHNRMMDKQILNNFNDSLISRLWELLCCSSSFVDSMKDEMPILYAGLRFLRSILREQQEKMNEQNEKIGALLCEAGIIICLPSLNRVKEGEVSFLESTEVLDCCDMLANTNTHLKHFKDQISGSSVIESLPSFHSLRAPEVSKTSTHMLSKGKMPIAHEVMVGLDDEAEKVIERLVSGSKQVEIVPIVGMAGLGKTTLAKKVYNDSSVIYNFHIRLWCIVSQAYNMKNVLLQILHSDGKHSRMDDEFQNLDEHALLQKLYQKLKGNRYLVVFDDVWDIEVWNELGISFPDDKKGSRIIFTSRSSNVASQVEYGGKPHNLRPLNDKESWELLQKKVFGKEDCPQAFHGLGMEIAKKCKGLPLSIVVAAGVLATIEHDICVWEGFAESLSSTTVSDAEQCKKSMELSYEHLPYHLKACLLYFAAFREDEKIGAKKLMCLWIAEGFVEIIEGKRSEDIAEEYLMDLIHRNLVMVSENRSIGGGKTCYIHDLILEFCKTLAKEKNFLQILRGYDELSIFNEPPNLHRLSICCSEEDFIKSKLFCPDLDTLLFFNATRGDKFGMLNISSFFSIYKRLKVLNLEDINLMLKELPAEVESLLCLRYLALRTAQPMEFIPPSIAKLSHLETFRLNSCTTVSLPDSIWNMKKLRHVHVQRNCIILLSSSDNVVENLSTLPDLDTLSNLCLYLDQEGENILRRIPNVHQLQIFNCGGRNRVCCNMSRLECLESLTLGGKYFSGSREHVELSFPMNLKELSLSNLGLPCRKMSLIEQLPNLEVLRLREQSMDGQKWELMEGGFPKLSVLTLEYVKIVEWIETDPDSDDYFPCLQQLKLQSISNLEMMPACLQRISTLETINVSSCGEGVKSLVREIEEAQEYNGNENLKVIIID from the coding sequence ATGCCAGTTGATGAACTAATGGAATTTATAGACCTCATTCTACAAAATCTAGCGGATTTAACAACTAGCGATTTGTGTATTGTTGAAATGGATCCCCAAGTTggtgctcaagtccaagcccttgAAGCAAAGCTAACATTCTTGAAAAGCTTCATTCCCTTTGCCAAATTGCGAGGAACTGTAGATATTCCTGCCTTGCTGTTGGCTCACTTTGAAGTGGTGACTTTGAACGCAGCACGCCTTTCTTACATGTGTTCTTGTTGGGATGATGAGTTCTGCAATCCTCAGTTCTGCTCCAAGATATATGAGCAACAACAGAAAATCACACCTATTGATTTTCAAGTCTATGAGATTTATATGGAAGTTCTTAAAGCTACAAGATCCTCAAAATCATTGCATAATAGAATGATGGATAAGCAGATATTGAACAACTTCAATGATTCTCTGATAAGTCGTCTCTGGGAGTTGTTATGCTGCAGCTCTAGCTTTGTGGATTCTATGAAAGATGAGATGCCAATACTCTATGCAGGACTGAGGTTTTTGAGAAGCATTTTAAGGGAGCAGCAGGAGAAGATGAATGAGCAAAACGAAAAAATTGGTGCTCTTCTTTGTGAGGCAGGCATTATAATTTGCTTGCCTTCCCTAAACAGAGTGAAGGAAGGAGAAGTTAGCTTCTTAGAATCCACAGAGGTCCTTGACTGTTGTGATATGCTGGCTAATACCAACACCCATCTCAAGCATTTTAAGGATCAGATCAGTGGCTCAAGCGTTATTGAAAGTCTTCCTTCCTTTCATAGCTTAAGAGCACCAGAAGTTAGCAAGACTTCCACCCACATGCTATCAAAAGGTAAAATGCCAATAGCCCATGAAGTCATGGTTGGTCTTGATGATGAGGCAGAAAAAGTAATTGAACGACTTGTAAGCGGATCAAAACAGGTGGAAATTGTTCCCATTGTGGGAATGGCTGGGCTTGGTAAGACAACTTTAGCcaaaaaagtttacaatgataGTTCAGTAATCTATAACTTCCACATTCGTCTTTGGTGTATAGTTTCTCAAGCCTATAACATGAAAAATGTGTTACTTCAAATTTTACACTCTGATGGCAAACATTCGAGGATGGATGATGAGTTTCAAAATCTGGATGAACATGCGTTGCTTCAAAAGCTCTACCAAAAGCTGAAGGGGAATCGGTATCTTGTTGTTTTTGATGATGTCTGGGACATTGAAGTATGGAATGAGCTGGGAATTTCATTCCCGGATGACAAGAAAGGAAGTAGAATCATCTTCACAAGTCGATCTTCTAATGTGGCTTCACAGGTTGAATATGGGGGGAAACCTCACAATCTTCGCCCACTCAATGACAAAGAAAGTTGGGAATTACTGCAGAAGAAGgtttttggaaaagaagattGTCCTCAAGCATTTCATGGATTGGGAATGGAGATCGCCAAAAAGTGCAAAGGATTGCCACTTTCAATTGTTGTTGCAGCTGGAGTCCTAGCAACTATAGAGCATGATATTTGTGTTTGGGAAGGATTTGCTGAAAGTTTAAGTTCAACCACGGTGTCTGATGCAGAACAATGCAAAAAGTCGATGGAGCTCAGTTATGAGCATTTACCATATCACTTGAAGGCATGCTTGCTGTATTTTGCTGCATTTCGAGAGGATGAAAAAATTGGTGCCAAGAAGTTGATGTGTCTCTGGATTGCAGAAGGGTTCGTGGAAATAATTGAAGGAAAGAGATCAGAGGATATTGCAGAAGAATATCTGATGGACCTAATTCATCGAAACTTAGTTATGGTAAGTGAAAACAGATCCATTGGTGGAGGCAAAACTTGTTACATTCACGATTTGATATTAGAGTTCTGTAAGACTCTGgcgaaagaaaaaaattttcttcagaTCCTGCGTGGATATGATGAGCTTTCTATCTTTAATGAGCCTCCCAACCTACATCGGTTGTCCATTTGCTGCAGTGAAGAAGATTTTATAAAGTCAAAACTATTTTGTCCAGATTTAGATACTCTGCTATTCTTCAATGCTACTCGAGGAGATAAGTTTGGGATGCTTAATATCTCCTCCTTTTTTAGCATCTACAAACGTCTTAAAGTTTTGAATTTAGAGGACATTAACCTAATGTTGAAGGAGCTTCCAGCTGAAGTCGAATCACTTCTTTGTTTGAGGTACTTAGCCCTTCGTACAGCTCAGCCCATGGAATTCATTCCACCATCTATAGCCAAGCTCTCACATTTGGAAACCTTCCGTCTAAATTCTTGCACGACGGTTTCATTGCCAGATAGCATCTGGAACATGAAGAAGTTGAGGCATGTACATGTACAGCGTAACTGCATTATTCTTCTCTCTTCCAGCGACAACGTTGTTGAAAACCTCTCCACTTTACCCGATTTAGACACACTCTCAAATCTGTGTCTTTATCTTGATCAAGAGGGAGAGAACATATTGAGAAGGATTCCCAACGTTCACCAActtcaaattttcaattgtGGGGGACGAAATAGAGTATGCTGCAACATGAGTCGATTAGAATGCCTAGAGTCACTCACCTTAGGGGGCAAGTATTTCTCAGGTTCACGGGAACATGTTGAGCTTTCTTTTCCCATGAATTTGAAAGAGCTGAGCCTTTCCAATCTGGGTCTTCCCTGTAGAAAAATGTCATTGATTGAACAACTACCCAATCTTGAAGTCCTCAGATTAAGAGAGCAGTCAATGGACGGCCAAAAATGGGAGCTGATGGAAGGAGGATTCCCTAAACTCAGCGTCTTGACTTTGGAATATGTAAAGATTGTTGAGTGGATAGAGACAGACCCTGACAGTGATGATTACTTCCCGTGCCTTCAGCAATTAAAACTCCAAAGCATTTCTAATTTGGAAATGATGCCTGCTTGTCTACAGCGTATATCAACTCTTGAAACAATTAATGTGAGTTCTTGCGGAGAGGGTGTCAAATCTTTAGTGAGGGAAATTGAAGAAGCACAGGAATATAATGGAAATGAGAATCTGAAGGTCATCATCATAGATTGA